Part of the Candidatus Krumholzibacteriia bacterium genome is shown below.
GACACGCCGCGCGCGACGTCGTCCTGGCCCGCCGATCAGGTCATGTGGCGGCGCATGGTCCGCTTCAGGCGATGGATCTTGCGGCGGGCCTGCTTCAGCGCGGCGGAATCGCTGGCCTCGAGGGCCGCGTCGCGCTGCTGCTTGAGCTCCTTGATCTTCGACTTGATCGTCTTCTTGTCGATCCCGACCACCTCGTGGTGGACGGTCTCCTCGATCCCCAGCGCCTCGCTCAGGGCGTGGATCAGGTCGTCCTTGCGCATCTGCGAGTGCCCGACGACGGCCGGGTGGTCGATGCCCGAGGCGATCTCGCGCAGCTCGGCGACGGTCTTGCTCTTGAGGTCCTCATAGGTGATGTCGGCCATGTCTCCTCCGTGGTCGCGGAATCCGCGGCGTACGGCCCGCGGATGCTCTGAACAGGGTGGATTCGGAATCAGGCAGTCTATCACGGGCTCGATGGCCCGCGAACGCTCGTCTCAGCGCCAGTCGGGCAGCTCGTCGAGCGTCGGGCCGTCGACGACCGGATTCTCGAGCCGGCCCACGCCCTCGATCTCCACGCGCACCCTCTGGCCGGCCTCGAGCGGGCCGACACCTTCGGGCGTGCCGGTCAGCACCAGGTCGCCGGGCTCGAGCGTGAACACGCGCGAGATGTAGGCGAGGCAGGCGTCCACGGGGAACAGCATGTTCCGGCACGCGCCGTCCTGGCGGACTTCGTCGTCGACGAGCACGCGCACGGTCAGGTCCTCGATCGGCGGCGCGGCCTCGACGCGCACGATCTCGG
Proteins encoded:
- a CDS encoding Rho termination factor N-terminal domain-containing protein; the encoded protein is MADITYEDLKSKTVAELREIASGIDHPAVVGHSQMRKDDLIHALSEALGIEETVHHEVVGIDKKTIKSKIKELKQQRDAALEASDSAALKQARRKIHRLKRTMRRHMT